One genomic window of Magnetovibrio sp. PR-2 includes the following:
- a CDS encoding helix-hairpin-helix domain-containing protein — MCRTRNALQALRGDRSELRGVPRTMANPVLTDVKGIGPAAAAALKEKRIGVARVAKMTAKQLAEYPGIGEASAKKIIASAKALLKAAAKPAAKKKAAAKKKAPAKKKAAAKKKAAPKKKAAAKKKAAAKKKAPAKKKAPAKKKAAAKKKAPAKKKAAAKKKAPAKKAAAKKKAAVKKKAPAKKKAPAKKKAPAKKKAAAKKKAPARRKKK, encoded by the coding sequence ATGTGTCGTACACGAAATGCACTGCAAGCGTTACGTGGGGATCGATCGGAACTTAGGGGAGTACCTCGTACTATGGCTAATCCAGTTTTGACTGACGTTAAGGGCATCGGCCCTGCGGCAGCAGCAGCACTGAAGGAAAAACGTATTGGCGTTGCCCGTGTTGCAAAAATGACGGCGAAGCAGCTGGCTGAATACCCGGGCATCGGTGAAGCTTCTGCAAAGAAAATCATCGCATCTGCTAAAGCACTTTTGAAAGCAGCCGCTAAACCGGCAGCGAAGAAGAAAGCTGCTGCGAAGAAAAAAGCTCCGGCCAAGAAGAAGGCTGCTGCGAAGAAAAAAGCTGCACCTAAAAAGAAAGCCGCTGCAAAGAAAAAAGCCGCTGCAAAGAAGAAGGCTCCGGCTAAGAAAAAAGCGCCAGCTAAGAAGAAGGCCGCTGCGAAGAAGAAAGCTCCGGCTAAGAAAAAGGCTGCTGCGAAGAAAAAGGCTCCGGCTAAGAAGGCTGCTGCCAAGAAGAAGGCCGCCGTTAAAAAGAAAGCGCCTGCAAAGAAAAAAGCACCAGCTAAGAAGAAGGCTCCGGCCAAGAAAAAAGCTGCTGCAAAGAAAAAAGCCCCCGCACGTCGTAAGAAAAAATAA
- a CDS encoding YbaN family protein: MTNEPKETNTSIPAACKKHVFIALGWIFFALGVIGAFLPVMPTVLFMILALWAFANGSEELHNWLYNHPRFGPSLQRWDKHRVIPLHGKIAAIGGMALSLIYVIGFSEAPAVAKFAATAFITFGAIYVITKPSREPVSETEQ, from the coding sequence ATGACGAACGAACCCAAAGAGACAAACACATCCATCCCTGCTGCCTGCAAGAAGCATGTCTTCATTGCTTTGGGTTGGATTTTTTTTGCCTTGGGCGTGATCGGTGCATTTTTGCCGGTGATGCCGACCGTCTTGTTCATGATTTTGGCGCTCTGGGCCTTTGCCAACGGATCTGAAGAGCTTCACAACTGGCTCTACAACCATCCTCGCTTCGGTCCGTCCCTACAACGCTGGGACAAACACCGCGTCATCCCCTTGCATGGAAAAATCGCAGCCATTGGCGGTATGGCGTTAAGTTTGATTTACGTCATCGGGTTTAGCGAAGCGCCCGCCGTCGCCAAATTTGCTGCAACCGCGTTCATCACCTTCGGTGCCATATACGTCATCACCAAACCGAGCCGCGAACCGGTCTCTGAAACGGAACAATAG
- a CDS encoding M20 aminoacylase family protein → MTLNLAPGIEAYVDTMKAWRRDIHAHPETAFEEVRTAALVAEQLKSFGLEVHTGFAKTGVVGVLDHGDGPAIGLRADMDALFMDELTGLDYASIHAGKMHACGHDGHTAMLLGAAKYLSETKFFKGRVVFIFQPAEEGEGGAKNMVEEGLFEKFPVDGVYGLHNWPGMDVGTFAVTPGPIMAAYTSFEARIQGQGAHGGMPHLGVDPVVVAAQVITAWQGIVSRTIDPQDAGVISVTQIHAGDAYNVIPDSVELKGAIRSFREAVGDHLWTRMKELASGICTGYGADFTLERHRSYPATINSDTESGLAAMAAADVVGHENVDHHPVPSMGAEDFAYMLEACPGSYVWMGNGPGTGGCLLHNPKYDFNDEALAVGASYWVKLVGNVLAD, encoded by the coding sequence ATGACCCTCAATCTTGCCCCTGGTATTGAAGCTTACGTGGACACCATGAAAGCGTGGCGGCGCGACATCCATGCGCATCCCGAAACCGCATTTGAAGAGGTTCGCACAGCTGCGCTGGTGGCTGAGCAGCTGAAAAGTTTCGGACTTGAGGTGCATACAGGCTTTGCCAAAACCGGGGTGGTTGGCGTCTTGGACCATGGTGACGGTCCGGCCATTGGTTTGCGCGCCGATATGGATGCACTGTTTATGGATGAGTTGACGGGCTTGGACTATGCCTCGATCCACGCCGGAAAAATGCATGCGTGCGGGCACGATGGACACACGGCCATGCTGTTGGGGGCGGCGAAGTATCTCAGCGAAACGAAATTCTTCAAAGGCCGTGTCGTGTTCATCTTCCAACCTGCCGAAGAAGGCGAGGGCGGGGCCAAAAATATGGTTGAAGAGGGTTTGTTCGAAAAGTTCCCCGTTGATGGCGTCTACGGCCTTCACAATTGGCCGGGGATGGACGTGGGGACATTTGCCGTGACGCCTGGCCCCATCATGGCGGCTTATACGTCGTTTGAAGCCCGCATTCAGGGACAAGGTGCACATGGTGGTATGCCGCACTTAGGCGTTGACCCGGTTGTTGTTGCGGCGCAAGTCATCACCGCATGGCAAGGCATCGTCAGCCGCACCATCGACCCGCAAGACGCCGGCGTTATTTCTGTGACGCAAATTCATGCCGGCGATGCGTATAACGTCATTCCCGACAGTGTGGAGCTCAAAGGCGCCATCCGGTCGTTCCGTGAAGCGGTGGGCGATCATCTGTGGACCCGAATGAAGGAATTGGCGTCGGGGATTTGCACAGGCTATGGCGCGGACTTTACGCTGGAACGCCACAGAAGCTATCCGGCCACCATCAATTCCGACACCGAATCCGGCCTGGCTGCCATGGCGGCGGCGGATGTGGTGGGGCACGAAAATGTTGATCACCACCCGGTGCCCAGCATGGGCGCGGAAGACTTCGCCTATATGCTTGAGGCCTGCCCCGGTAGCTACGTGTGGATGGGCAACGGCCCAGGCACAGGCGGTTGTTTGCTCCACAATCCCAAATACGACTTCAACGATGAAGCCTTGGCCGTGGGCGCGAGCTATTGGGTCAAGCTGGTGGGAAACGTCCTGGCTGATTAG
- a CDS encoding quinone-dependent dihydroorotate dehydrogenase, translating to MAVARTGTYKLIWPLVRLLDPERAHALALTALKLGIMPAPARVEDDVLQVKLWDLVFPNPVGLAAGFDKDADVYTQMLSQGFGFVEVGSITPRPQPGNPKPRLFRLEQDGAVINRMGFNSAGHDVSVRRLQSRDRARGIVGVNLGKNKETEDAAADYEVGAQNFGALADYMVINVSSPNTPGLRALQGPEPLRELLTRTKTALDATTKDTRTPPLLLKIAPDLTDEDKSDIAQVSQEVGIDGLIVTNTTIERPDTLQGLHKGETGGLSGRPLFEASTRVLGEMYEATGGKMVLVGVGGIEDAKTAYDKILAGASLVQLYSAMVYQGPAIAAGINRELAEMLKADGFASVLQAVGQKGA from the coding sequence ATGGCTGTTGCACGTACCGGTACTTACAAATTGATATGGCCTTTGGTGCGTTTGTTGGATCCTGAGCGCGCCCACGCACTGGCGCTGACGGCCTTGAAGCTTGGCATCATGCCTGCCCCCGCGCGGGTAGAAGACGACGTGCTTCAGGTGAAGCTTTGGGACTTGGTCTTTCCCAATCCGGTCGGTTTGGCGGCCGGTTTTGACAAAGACGCTGACGTGTATACCCAAATGCTGTCCCAAGGTTTCGGCTTTGTGGAAGTGGGTTCGATTACACCGCGCCCGCAACCGGGCAATCCGAAGCCGCGCTTATTCCGTCTTGAACAAGACGGCGCCGTCATCAATCGTATGGGGTTTAATTCCGCAGGTCACGACGTCTCTGTCCGTCGTTTGCAAAGCCGCGACCGGGCGCGCGGCATCGTCGGCGTAAACTTGGGCAAAAACAAAGAGACTGAAGACGCAGCTGCAGACTATGAAGTCGGTGCACAAAATTTTGGTGCGCTTGCAGACTACATGGTCATCAACGTTTCCAGCCCCAACACACCGGGCCTGCGTGCGCTTCAAGGACCCGAGCCCTTGCGCGAGCTTTTGACCCGCACCAAAACCGCGTTGGACGCCACCACCAAAGACACCCGCACGCCGCCGTTGCTGTTGAAAATTGCGCCGGACCTCACGGATGAAGACAAATCCGATATTGCCCAGGTCAGTCAAGAGGTCGGTATCGACGGTTTGATTGTCACCAACACCACCATCGAGCGCCCCGACACTTTACAAGGCCTGCACAAGGGCGAGACGGGCGGCTTGAGCGGTCGTCCGCTGTTTGAAGCCTCGACCCGCGTGTTGGGCGAGATGTATGAAGCCACCGGCGGCAAGATGGTGCTGGTCGGTGTGGGCGGGATCGAAGACGCCAAGACGGCTTATGACAAGATCCTCGCGGGGGCCTCGTTGGTGCAGCTGTATTCCGCCATGGTCTACCAAGGCCCAGCCATTGCCGCCGGCATCAACCGCGAGCTGGCCGAGATGCTCAAAGCCGACGGCTTTGCATCCGTGCTGCAGGCTGTGGGGCAGAAGGGTGCTTAA
- a CDS encoding NAD kinase has protein sequence MKFEKIAFVAARQKHAQEALKALKKRYGSTQPAKADVIVVLGGDGYMLRSLHKYLRREVPLYGMNRGSIGFLMNEFKETGLTKRLSRAEPINIHPLLMTAIDSRGKKHEAWAFNEVSLLRYRRLAAKLRIKIDDQVRLDEMICDGALVSTAAGSTAYNLSAHGPIIPMGSDILALTPISAYRPRQWRGALLPANARVTFEVIDPKLRPVNAVADDLAVRNVRKVEVVEDRSVAPVLLFDPEHNLEERILREQFQV, from the coding sequence ATGAAGTTTGAAAAAATCGCCTTTGTTGCCGCGCGCCAAAAGCATGCTCAGGAAGCCCTGAAAGCTTTAAAAAAACGCTACGGCTCCACCCAGCCCGCCAAGGCCGACGTGATCGTCGTTTTGGGCGGTGACGGCTATATGCTGCGCTCGCTGCACAAATACCTGCGTCGCGAAGTGCCGCTGTATGGCATGAACCGGGGCTCCATCGGCTTTTTGATGAACGAATTCAAAGAAACCGGCCTGACCAAACGTTTGAGCCGGGCGGAACCCATCAACATTCACCCGCTGCTCATGACGGCCATTGATTCGCGTGGCAAAAAGCACGAAGCCTGGGCCTTCAACGAAGTTTCATTGCTGCGCTATCGCCGCCTGGCCGCAAAGCTGCGCATCAAAATCGACGACCAAGTGCGCTTGGACGAAATGATTTGCGACGGGGCTTTGGTGTCTACGGCTGCGGGCAGCACAGCGTACAACCTGTCTGCCCACGGGCCGATTATCCCCATGGGCTCCGACATCTTGGCCTTGACGCCCATCAGCGCCTACCGCCCACGTCAATGGCGCGGTGCGTTGTTGCCTGCCAATGCACGGGTGACGTTTGAAGTGATCGATCCGAAGCTGCGCCCCGTAAACGCCGTCGCCGACGACTTGGCCGTGCGCAATGTGCGCAAAGTCGAAGTGGTCGAAGACCGCTCCGTCGCACCGGTGTTGCTGTTTGATCCGGAACACAATCTGGAAGAACGCATTTTGCGCGAACAGTTCCAGGTTTAG